Proteins from one Drosophila gunungcola strain Sukarami chromosome 3R, Dgunungcola_SK_2, whole genome shotgun sequence genomic window:
- the LOC128266587 gene encoding uncharacterized protein LOC128266587, which produces MLRHKRNCHAIQTPSDAEHVKLKPHFHPPQWLLHRVTFSLELYHKNIIKKLPGFAKFLVFRLTKNVCQT; this is translated from the coding sequence ATGCTTAGGCACAAACGCAACTGCCACGCCATTCAAACGCCCAGCGACGCCGAGCATGTGAAGTTAAAGCCGCATTTTCATCCGCCCCAGTGGCTCCTGCACCGCGTCACCTTCTCTCTGGAGCTATATCACAAAAACATCATCAAGAAACTGCCCGGTTTTGCCAAATTCCTTGTCTTCAGGCTGACCAAGAACGTCTGCCAGACTTAA